Proteins encoded in a region of the Arvicanthis niloticus isolate mArvNil1 chromosome 16, mArvNil1.pat.X, whole genome shotgun sequence genome:
- the Ncstn gene encoding nicastrin isoform X2 translates to MDGPNPPYMVLLEGKLFTRDIMEKLKGGTSRIAGLAVTPAKPNSTSSFSPSVQCPNDGFGIYSNSYGPEFAHCRKTLWNELGNGLAYEDFSFPIFLLEDENETKVIKQCYQDHNLGPNGSAPSFPLCAMQLFSHMHAVISTATCMRRSFIQSTFSINPEIVCDPLSDYNVWSMLKPINTSGGLEPDVRVVVAATRLDSRSFFWNVAPGAESAVASFVTQLAAAEALHKAPDVTTLPRNVMFVFFQGETFDYIGSSRMVYDMENGKFPVRLENIDSFVELGQVALRTSLDLWMHTDPMSQKNESVKNQVEDLLVTLEKSSAGVPEVVLRRPVQSQALPPSSLQRFLRARNISGVVLADHSGSFHNRYYQSIYDTAENINVTYPEWQSPEEDLNFVTDTAKALANVATVLARALYKLAGGTNFTSSVQADPQTVTRLLYGFLVRANNSWFQSIFKHDLRSYLDDGPLQHYIAVSSPTNTTYVVQYALANLTGKATNLTREQCQDPSKVPNESKDLYEYSWVQGPWNPNKTERLPRCVRSTVRLARALSPAFELSQWSSTEYSTWAESRWKDIQARIFLIASKELEFITLIVGFSILVFSLIVTYCINAKADVLFVTPREPGAVSY, encoded by the exons ATGGATGGCCCCAACCCCCCTTACATGGTTCTGCTGGAGGGCAAGCTCTTTACCAG AGATATAATGGAAAAGCTGAAGGGGGGAACCAGTAGAATTGCCGGTCTTGCTGTGACTCCAGCCAAGCCCAATTCAACTTCAAGCTTCTCTCCTAGTGTGCAGTGCCCAAATGATGGGTTTG GTATTTACTCCAACTCCTATGGGCCAGAGTTTGCACACTGCAGAAAAACATTGTGGAATGAACTGGGCAATGGCTTGGCTTATGAAGACTTTAGTTTCCCCATCTTTCTTCTTGAAGATGAGAATGAAACCAAGGTCATCAAGCAG TGCTATCAAGATCACAACCTGGGTCCGAATGGCTCTGCACCGAGCTTCCCGTTATGTGCCATGCAGCTCTTCTCACACATGCACGCCGTCATCAGCACCGCCACCTGCATGCGACGCAGCTTCATCCAGAGCACCTTCAGTATCAACCCAG AAATCGTCTGTGACCCCTTATCCGACTACAACGTATGGAGCATGCTTAAGCCTATAAATACATCTGGAGGATTAGAACCTGATGTCAGGGTTGTGGTTGCGGCTACACGG CTGGATAGCCGGTCTTTTTTCTGGAATGTGGCCCCAGGGGCAGAAAGTGCTGTAGCCTCCTTTGTCACTCAGCTGGCTGCAGCTGAAGCTTTACACAAGGCACCTGATGTCACCACCCTACCTCGAAATGTGATGTTTGTCTTCTTCCAGGGG GAAACTTTCGACTACATTGGCAGCTCACGGATGGTCTATGATATGGAGAACGGCAAGTTCCCTGTACGGCTAGAGAACATTGACTCATTTGTGGAGCTGGGGCAG GTGGCCCTAAGAACTTCACTAGATCTCTGGATGCACACAGATCCCATGTCTCAGAAAAACGAATCTGTGAAGAACCAG GTGGAGGACCTTCTGGTCACTCTGGAAAAGAGCAGTGCTGGTGTCCCTGAAGTTGTCCTGAGGAGACCAGTCCAGTCCCAGGCCCTTCCACCGTCGTCTCTACAACGATTTCTTCGGGCTCGAAACATCTCTGGCGTAGTCCTGGCTGACCACTCTGGTTCCTTCCACAATCG GTATTACCAGAGCATTTATGACACTGCTGAGAACATTAACGTGACCTATCCTGAGtggcagagcccagaagaggaccTCAACTTTGTGACAGACACTGCCAAG GCGCTGGCGAATGTGGCCACAGTGCTGGCACGTGCGCTCTACAAGCTTGCGGGAGGAACCAACTTCACCAGCTCCGTTCAGGCCGATCCCCAGACA GTTACACGTCTGCTCTATGGGTTCCTGGTCAGAGCTAACAACTCTTGGTTTCAGTCTATCTTCAAACATGATCTAAGGTCCTATCTGG ATGATGGACCTCTTCAGCACTACATCGCTGTCTCCAGCCCTACCAACACGACTTACGTTGTGCAGTACGCCTTGGCAAACCTGACTGGCAAGGCGACCAACCTCACCCGAGAACAGTGCCAGGATCCAAGTAAAGTCCCAAATGAAAGCAAGGAT TTATATGAATACTCGTGGGTACAAGGCCCTTGGAATCCCAACAAGACAGAGCGGCTCCCACGGTGTGTGCGCTCTACGGTACGACTGGCTAGGGCCTTGTCCCCTGCCTTTGAACTGAGTCAGTGGAGCTCCACGGAATATTCTACGTGGGCCGAGAGCCGCTGGAAAGACATCCAAGCTCGGATATTCCTAATTGCCAGCAAAGAACTTGAG TTCATCACGCTGATTGTGGGCTTCAGCATCCTCGTCTTCTCTCTCATCGTCACTTACTGCATCAATGCCAAAGCCGATGTCCTTTTTGTTACCCCCCGAGAGCCTGGAGCTGTGTCTTACTGA
- the Ncstn gene encoding nicastrin isoform X1, producing MATTRDGSGSDPGSRGLLLLSFSVVLTGLCGGNSVERKIYIPLNKTAPCVRLLNATHQIGCQSSISGDTGVIHVVEKEEDLKWVLMDGPNPPYMVLLEGKLFTRDIMEKLKGGTSRIAGLAVTPAKPNSTSSFSPSVQCPNDGFGIYSNSYGPEFAHCRKTLWNELGNGLAYEDFSFPIFLLEDENETKVIKQCYQDHNLGPNGSAPSFPLCAMQLFSHMHAVISTATCMRRSFIQSTFSINPEIVCDPLSDYNVWSMLKPINTSGGLEPDVRVVVAATRLDSRSFFWNVAPGAESAVASFVTQLAAAEALHKAPDVTTLPRNVMFVFFQGETFDYIGSSRMVYDMENGKFPVRLENIDSFVELGQVALRTSLDLWMHTDPMSQKNESVKNQVEDLLVTLEKSSAGVPEVVLRRPVQSQALPPSSLQRFLRARNISGVVLADHSGSFHNRYYQSIYDTAENINVTYPEWQSPEEDLNFVTDTAKALANVATVLARALYKLAGGTNFTSSVQADPQTVTRLLYGFLVRANNSWFQSIFKHDLRSYLDDGPLQHYIAVSSPTNTTYVVQYALANLTGKATNLTREQCQDPSKVPNESKDLYEYSWVQGPWNPNKTERLPRCVRSTVRLARALSPAFELSQWSSTEYSTWAESRWKDIQARIFLIASKELEFITLIVGFSILVFSLIVTYCINAKADVLFVTPREPGAVSY from the exons ATGGCTACGACTAGGGACGGCTCTGGGTCTGACCCAGGAAGTCGGGgtcttcttcttctgtctttttccgTCGTACTGACAG GATTGTGTGGGGGAAACTCAGTGGAGAGGAAAATCTACATTCCCTTAAATAAAACAGCTCCTTGTGTCCGCCTGCTCAATGCAACTCATCAGATTGGCTGCCAGT CATCAATTAGTGGGGATACAGGAGTTATCCACGtagtggagaaagaagaagacctGAAGTGGGTACTGATGGATGGCCCCAACCCCCCTTACATGGTTCTGCTGGAGGGCAAGCTCTTTACCAG AGATATAATGGAAAAGCTGAAGGGGGGAACCAGTAGAATTGCCGGTCTTGCTGTGACTCCAGCCAAGCCCAATTCAACTTCAAGCTTCTCTCCTAGTGTGCAGTGCCCAAATGATGGGTTTG GTATTTACTCCAACTCCTATGGGCCAGAGTTTGCACACTGCAGAAAAACATTGTGGAATGAACTGGGCAATGGCTTGGCTTATGAAGACTTTAGTTTCCCCATCTTTCTTCTTGAAGATGAGAATGAAACCAAGGTCATCAAGCAG TGCTATCAAGATCACAACCTGGGTCCGAATGGCTCTGCACCGAGCTTCCCGTTATGTGCCATGCAGCTCTTCTCACACATGCACGCCGTCATCAGCACCGCCACCTGCATGCGACGCAGCTTCATCCAGAGCACCTTCAGTATCAACCCAG AAATCGTCTGTGACCCCTTATCCGACTACAACGTATGGAGCATGCTTAAGCCTATAAATACATCTGGAGGATTAGAACCTGATGTCAGGGTTGTGGTTGCGGCTACACGG CTGGATAGCCGGTCTTTTTTCTGGAATGTGGCCCCAGGGGCAGAAAGTGCTGTAGCCTCCTTTGTCACTCAGCTGGCTGCAGCTGAAGCTTTACACAAGGCACCTGATGTCACCACCCTACCTCGAAATGTGATGTTTGTCTTCTTCCAGGGG GAAACTTTCGACTACATTGGCAGCTCACGGATGGTCTATGATATGGAGAACGGCAAGTTCCCTGTACGGCTAGAGAACATTGACTCATTTGTGGAGCTGGGGCAG GTGGCCCTAAGAACTTCACTAGATCTCTGGATGCACACAGATCCCATGTCTCAGAAAAACGAATCTGTGAAGAACCAG GTGGAGGACCTTCTGGTCACTCTGGAAAAGAGCAGTGCTGGTGTCCCTGAAGTTGTCCTGAGGAGACCAGTCCAGTCCCAGGCCCTTCCACCGTCGTCTCTACAACGATTTCTTCGGGCTCGAAACATCTCTGGCGTAGTCCTGGCTGACCACTCTGGTTCCTTCCACAATCG GTATTACCAGAGCATTTATGACACTGCTGAGAACATTAACGTGACCTATCCTGAGtggcagagcccagaagaggaccTCAACTTTGTGACAGACACTGCCAAG GCGCTGGCGAATGTGGCCACAGTGCTGGCACGTGCGCTCTACAAGCTTGCGGGAGGAACCAACTTCACCAGCTCCGTTCAGGCCGATCCCCAGACA GTTACACGTCTGCTCTATGGGTTCCTGGTCAGAGCTAACAACTCTTGGTTTCAGTCTATCTTCAAACATGATCTAAGGTCCTATCTGG ATGATGGACCTCTTCAGCACTACATCGCTGTCTCCAGCCCTACCAACACGACTTACGTTGTGCAGTACGCCTTGGCAAACCTGACTGGCAAGGCGACCAACCTCACCCGAGAACAGTGCCAGGATCCAAGTAAAGTCCCAAATGAAAGCAAGGAT TTATATGAATACTCGTGGGTACAAGGCCCTTGGAATCCCAACAAGACAGAGCGGCTCCCACGGTGTGTGCGCTCTACGGTACGACTGGCTAGGGCCTTGTCCCCTGCCTTTGAACTGAGTCAGTGGAGCTCCACGGAATATTCTACGTGGGCCGAGAGCCGCTGGAAAGACATCCAAGCTCGGATATTCCTAATTGCCAGCAAAGAACTTGAG TTCATCACGCTGATTGTGGGCTTCAGCATCCTCGTCTTCTCTCTCATCGTCACTTACTGCATCAATGCCAAAGCCGATGTCCTTTTTGTTACCCCCCGAGAGCCTGGAGCTGTGTCTTACTGA